tgtcctgccagaccgagacatttattcgcctccaccgggaatcgaacccaggaaaTCAGTTCTATGGTGATATATAAAATGCCTTATGAAAGGTATTGATAGTGTTTaatcctaaaaaataaataaaacaacttcttataaaaaaactttttatttcacaGTACATATTTACATCTTATAGATAAGTACTTAACATAACTTAACATacataactaaataaaaatcaaccttcatttatgtaatattcaacgcatcaaataattttgtgaaGAAAAAACTTTCCGAATATGATTTACGTTACAAAGAGATAGCATATATGTGATTTCTTATGTGCGTGCGAGATAGATTTGACTTTGATCTGCAAAACTATTTGATAcggtttttatataaaagtgtATGAAacttaatttcataatatgtttatatgctatatatcaaaattatattatatcttagtatctattatcttattaatttattttatttgaggttagtgacataataatattttagtttatttctaATGGGGTTTGGGGAAAATGAATTTAATGACATTTCTATACAAGCAAGTAggctttatatttattaaaacttcgGCGATTATTTGCGattatcatataaaaaaataatagtttgaGTTCAGGTTaaaatttgcaatattattaaaaaagatgcAAACCGCAATCTTTCTTATTCTTGTAAAATATGCTTAAAACtgtgtttgtttttcttcAAACAAACGAAATATTGTTCCATCTTTTGTTTCCTTTAAAAAAAGATGCAATTTCTTTtctatttcttaataaaaacaaaatcccTTTTTCCACCAAATGCAATATACcccatatacagggtgttccactgttggtatactaagctcaaaggttatagttttgcatacgctgagtacgtaaaaaatacttataaaattccagacgcattctttttttaaatagatgaattcttaaaactctatgtgtacacccataacaagcaacacACCCAtctttgccaccagcacgtgagctatcgtttaagattatgttttcatagaaagaaaatgctcacattagagaagtGGTATATGCCGGCTAAGCGAAGCTAGAGatgaaaacatggattttcaggaaaaatttagcaaaacatttttgacgtaattttgttgtttaagtattttttttacgtgatcagtgtatgcaaaactacaagtcccttcgcgcttagtataccgatagtgggacacccagcaccctttatatgtatatctaaCTAATAACTATACATCTATTCATCCAATGTAAACTCTCCATCTGATATACTATCCAAATCATTTTGTCCTTTCGTCAACAAATCATCAAGAGTTATTTTGTCATTTCCATCATTATCTTGATTTAACTGATCGTTTAAATCGTTATTTTGATTTAACAGATTGTTTAAATCGTTATTTTGATTTAACAGATTGTTTAAATCGTTATTTTGATTTAACGGATTGTTTAAATCGTTATTTTGATTTAACGGATTGTTTAAATCGTTATTTTGGTTTAACTGATCGTTTATATCGTCCATAAGCTTATTATCATCAATGTCAGTATCGCTGACGTCTTCCAAGTCGTCCATATTGAAATTGTCACTGTCAACATCACCATTTTTGTCAAATTCGTGAATATTTTCCGTATTTTGACTAATTTCTTGCGTGTTGTTTGCGTCAATTTTGTCGGAATTCGCGGtactttttgtattgtttgtcTCAACGTGGTCAATTTTGTCGAAATTACCGTCTGttgacgcaattttatttgtttctgcTGTTTGATTTGTATTTGCACTAATATTTTCTGTATTATTTATGttcattttatcaatatttgtaTCACCAATCGCGTTTTCACTAATATCTTCTGTTTTTGAGTCTTCTTGACTTACATTGTCTGCACTGTTTATATTATCACTGTTATTTTTCGAATCATTTGATATTTCACTGTTATTTTCTACCACATTTTCTTTAACACTCGTATTTTCTTCATAATTacaagtattattaaaattttccgCACTGTTTATTATATCACTACACTCTTTAACCGTATTACTGATTTCAACGCATTTTATGTCATTAACAGCGTCTTCAACCGACTTATCACTTGTATTAGTTCCACTATTGCTTTTACTACCTTCTAAATTGGTGTTTTCACTATTATTTTCATCACTATTTACACTAAGTGCTTCTACACTATTCACGATATCATTTATACTTGTAGAGTCTATGCTTTTTGCATTTTTGGATAGATCTTTAGTTACTATTACATTTTTACTCGTATTTTCCGCATTTTCTGTATTTGATTCATCTTTTCTACTTTCTTCTTTCTGTTTAATAGTATCTTCATGACTATTAATATCtgattcttttaaattttcatctaTACTTGTTTTTGCTGTATCATAATTGCTGAcgtcatttttaattatttcttcattatttttagACACAAAATCATTCATTTGTGCACTATTTTCTTCAGTATCTAACCTTAAATCAGCATCTTCACTATTATGATTACTTTCTTCACTTTGATTTTCagtttgatttaaattaactGATGTATCATTTTCTCCATTTACGTCTGTATTGGATGATTCATTTTGTGTTTTATCTTTTGATTCATTacttacatttacattttcaacattatcatttttaactttttcttcTAATTTTAATGTTGTATCTGTATCTAATAGAGTTTTAAGTTCATCaccttttaaattttgtaaaattgacGTTTCTGCTATACTATCTATGCTATTTGTTGAAGTTTCATCATTAACatctttattaaaacttaagctactttttaaattacttgtgTTACTTTGTACTGTATCAAATTCATCGTTAAAACTCGTTCTATCGCTATCATAGTCCGTCTCTTTCTGACTGAATacattaagtattttaatactaaCGCTGTCTCTTTCACTCTTATCATCGCCCAAATTGTGTATAATACTATCGATGTCCAGTCTAAAATCATTATCAACTTCACTAGTATTTAATATCGAATCGAACGCGTTCTCCATTTTGACCTTCCGTTTTTTCTTCGGCACTTTTCCCAGGAATTTCTCGGAGAATATTGTTTTTAGCGCTATAGATGATAGACTGTCGACTTTTCGTCGTTTTTCTATATAAATGTCTGACTCGTCTGTGCCAGAATCAGAATCCCAATGTACATACTCTTCTAGTTCAAACGAGTTGGTAATATCATCACGAATGACGACCATTTTGTCTTCACTGAGTAGGGACGAGCGTTGTGTGTTTTGGTACGGGTATACGCAGTTTTTGTCGAGACCGTATGGCTGAAAATAAAGagataattattagtttatctGTTAAAGTATTATAGAACGATGTTTATACAGGTATTAAATGATCTATGGTAtagacaatttttaaaatcgttttGGCTATTACTTCATCAGTATTTGCTTTgacattaggaaatatctTTTGCAAAGTTGAAATATCTTTTGCAAATCTTTTACATTTGGAAATATCTTATAGGAAATATAGTAGGAAAATATAATACCGCATTTCAGTTAAAATAATGTGAATTTTACCTAAATGAATTGAAGCTTTGTAtgttaatcttaatatatataaatctcgtgtcacaatgtttgtcctcaatggactcctaaaccacataaccgattataataaaattcgtgtgtgtgcagttcgatccaacttgagagata
The Colias croceus chromosome 30, ilColCroc2.1 genome window above contains:
- the LOC123704755 gene encoding myb-like protein X isoform X3, with product MNKRKNKCLNVKMDCFVKTSAEKEAIYEIYRSCRLCGGGAGYKMPIIQNVVNITTDDVELKDKIRECVQIEVSQDDKMPPLICELCVDKISDFYDFLEMCRRTNKRTRLRLGLPPQALVRDAPDAGDCILGITEPVYVKKETNTSNTKKKGKVIKGKDVKVKKKPVVPVKQEMPKSLSRELRELLISSKSDKIKKAEAMSRYNTKPEKIQEKVPEEKLKGLSRELRELLNSSKSDKIKKAEAMSRRNTKTEEIQERVQKTKPAPEPEPKSILKRRDDSSSSNTLKRTREKEVQKRSDVQPKKVKIVETRATRTSCHDIVDDDDDDDDEDDEIMNNKVPCKICKKKYQIGVSLNNHMRTHKVPEKIIHKCNKCKKTFATSRELDRHKCVTESKRTSNVKETEVKETTVECKYCNKPFKSMASIHGHIARCKKRTSTTSSTTVIQPSVRKRLKPLQVRTVRCDPLLVERDNGHFDVSRVVCPYGLDKNCVYPYQNTQRSSLLSEDKMVVIRDDITNSFELEEYVHWDSDSGTDESDIYIEKRRKVDSLSSIALKTIFSEKFLGKVPKKKRKVKMENAFDSILNTSEVDNDFRLDIDSIIHNLGDDKSERDSVSIKILNVFSQKETDYDSDRTSFNDEFDTVQSNTSNLKSSLSFNKDVNDETSTNSIDSIAETSILQNLKGDELKTLLDTDTTLKLEEKVKNDNVENVNVSNESKDKTQNESSNTDVNGENDTSVNLNQTENQSEESNHNSEDADLRLDTEENSAQMNDFVSKNNEEIIKNDVSNYDTAKTSIDENLKESDINSHEDTIKQKEESRKDESNTENAENTSKNVIVTKDLSKNAKSIDSTSINDIVNSVEALSVNSDENNSENTNLEGSKSNSGTNTSDKSVEDAVNDIKCVEISNTVKECSDIINSAENFNNTCNYEENTSVKENVVENNSEISNDSKNNSDNINSADNVSQEDSKTEDISENAIGDTNIDKMNINNTENISANTNQTAETNKIASTDGNFDKIDHVETNNTKSTANSDKIDANNTQEISQNTENIHEFDKNGDVDSDNFNMDDLEDVSDTDIDDNKLMDDINDQLNQNNDLNNPLNQNNDGNDKITLDDLLTKGQNDLDSISDGEFTLDE
- the LOC123704755 gene encoding putative uncharacterized protein DDB_G0282133 isoform X4; the encoded protein is MNKRKNKCLNVKMDCFVKTSAEKEAIYEIYRSCRLCGGGAGYKMPIIQNVVNITTDDVELKDKIRECVQIEVSQDDKMPPLICELCVDKISDFYDFLEMCRRTNKRTRLRLGLPPQALVRDAPDAGDCILGITEPVYVKKETNTSNTKKKGKVIKGKDVKVKKKPVVPVKQEMPKSLSRELRELLISSKSDKIKKAEAMSRYNTKPEKIQEKVQKTKPAPEPEPKSILKRRDDSSSSNTLKRTREKEVQKRSDVQPKKVKIVETRATRTSCHDIVDDDDDDDDEDDEIMNNKVPCKICKKKYQIGVSLNNHMRTHKVPEKIIHKCNKCKKTFATSRELDRHKCVTESKRTSNVKETEVKETTVECKYCNKPFKSMASIHGHIARCKKRTSTTSSTTVIQPSVRKRLKPLQVRTVRCDPLLVERDNGHFDVSRVVCPYGLDKNCVYPYQNTQRSSLLSEDKMVVIRDDITNSFELEEYVHWDSDSGTDESDIYIEKRRKVDSLSSIALKTIFSEKFLGKVPKKKRKVKMENAFDSILNTSEVDNDFRLDIDSIIHNLGDDKSERDSVSIKILNVFSQKETDYDSDRTSFNDEFDTVQSNTSNLKSSLSFNKDVNDETSTNSIDSIAETSILQNLKGDELKTLLDTDTTLKLEEKVKNDNVENVNVSNESKDKTQNESSNTDVNGENDTSVNLNQTENQSEESNHNSEDADLRLDTEENSAQMNDFVSKNNEEIIKNDVSNYDTAKTSIDENLKESDINSHEDTIKQKEESRKDESNTENAENTSKNVIVTKDLSKNAKSIDSTSINDIVNSVEALSVNSDENNSENTNLEGSKSNSGTNTSDKSVEDAVNDIKCVEISNTVKECSDIINSAENFNNTCNYEENTSVKENVVENNSEISNDSKNNSDNINSADNVSQEDSKTEDISENAIGDTNIDKMNINNTENISANTNQTAETNKIASTDGNFDKIDHVETNNTKSTANSDKIDANNTQEISQNTENIHEFDKNGDVDSDNFNMDDLEDVSDTDIDDNKLMDDINDQLNQNNDLNNPLNQNNDLNNPLNQNNDLNNLLNQNNDLNNLLNQNNDLNDQLNQDNDGNDKITLDDLLTKGQNDLDSISDGEFTLDE
- the LOC123704755 gene encoding putative uncharacterized protein DDB_G0282133 isoform X1; protein product: MNKRKNKCLNVKMDCFVKTSAEKEAIYEIYRSCRLCGGGAGYKMPIIQNVVNITTDDVELKDKIRECVQIEVSQDDKMPPLICELCVDKISDFYDFLEMCRRTNKRTRLRLGLPPQALVRDAPDAGDCILGITEPVYVKKETNTSNTKKKGKVIKGKDVKVKKKPVVPVKQEMPKSLSRELRELLISSKSDKIKKAEAMSRYNTKPEKIQEKVPEEKLKGLSRELRELLNSSKSDKIKKAEAMSRRNTKTEEIQERVQKTKPAPEPEPKSILKRRDDSSSSNTLKRTREKEVQKRSDVQPKKVKIVETRATRTSCHDIVDDDDDDDDEDDEIMNNKVPCKICKKKYQIGVSLNNHMRTHKVPEKIIHKCNKCKKTFATSRELDRHKCVTESKRTSNVKETEVKETTVECKYCNKPFKSMASIHGHIARCKKRTSTTSSTTVIQPSVRKRLKPLQVRTVRCDPLLVERDNGHFDVSRVVCPYGLDKNCVYPYQNTQRSSLLSEDKMVVIRDDITNSFELEEYVHWDSDSGTDESDIYIEKRRKVDSLSSIALKTIFSEKFLGKVPKKKRKVKMENAFDSILNTSEVDNDFRLDIDSIIHNLGDDKSERDSVSIKILNVFSQKETDYDSDRTSFNDEFDTVQSNTSNLKSSLSFNKDVNDETSTNSIDSIAETSILQNLKGDELKTLLDTDTTLKLEEKVKNDNVENVNVSNESKDKTQNESSNTDVNGENDTSVNLNQTENQSEESNHNSEDADLRLDTEENSAQMNDFVSKNNEEIIKNDVSNYDTAKTSIDENLKESDINSHEDTIKQKEESRKDESNTENAENTSKNVIVTKDLSKNAKSIDSTSINDIVNSVEALSVNSDENNSENTNLEGSKSNSGTNTSDKSVEDAVNDIKCVEISNTVKECSDIINSAENFNNTCNYEENTSVKENVVENNSEISNDSKNNSDNINSADNVSQEDSKTEDISENAIGDTNIDKMNINNTENISANTNQTAETNKIASTDGNFDKIDHVETNNTKSTANSDKIDANNTQEISQNTENIHEFDKNGDVDSDNFNMDDLEDVSDTDIDDNKLMDDINDQLNQNNDLNNPLNQNNDLNNPLNQNNDLNNLLNQNNDLNNLLNQNNDLNDQLNQDNDGNDKITLDDLLTKGQNDLDSISDGEFTLDE
- the LOC123704755 gene encoding putative uncharacterized protein DDB_G0282133 isoform X2 — its product is MNKRKNKCLNVKMDCFVKTSAEKEAIYEIYRSCRLCGGGAGYKMPIIQNVVNITTDDVELKDKIRECVQIEVSQDDKMPPLICELCVDKISDFYDFLEMCRRTNKRTRLRLGLPPQALVRDAPDAGDCILGITEPVYVKKETNTSNTKKKGKVIKGKDVKVKKKPVVPVKQEMPKSLSRELRELLISSKSDKIKKAEAMSRYNTKPEKIQEKVPEEKLKGLSRELRELLNSSKSDKIKKAEAMSRRNTKTEEIQERVQKTKPAPEPEPKSILKRRDDSSSSNTLKRTREKEVQKRSDVQPKKVKIVETRATRTSCHDIVDDDDDDDDEDDEIMNNKVPCKICKKKYQIGVSLNNHMRTHKVPEKIIHKCNKCKKTFATSRELDRHKCVTESKRTSNVKETEVKETTVECKYCNKPFKSMASIHGHIARCKKRTSTTSSTTVIQPSVRKRLKPLQVRTVRCDPLLVERDNGHFDVSRVVCPYGLDKNCVYPYQNTQRSSLLSEDKMVVIRDDITNSFELEEYVHWDSDSGTDESDIYIEKRRKVDSLSSIALKTIFSEKFLGKVPKKKRKVKMENAFDSILNTSEVDNDFRLDIDSIIHNLGDDKSERDSVSIKILNVFSQKETDYDSDRTSFNDEFDTVQSNTSNLKSSLSFNKDVNDETSTNSIDSIAETSILQNLKGDELKTLLDTDTTLKLEEKVKNDNVENVNVSNESKDKTQNESSNTDVNGENDTSVNLNQTENQSEESNHNSEDADLRLDTEENSAQMNDFVSKNNEEIIKNDVSNYDTAKTSIDENLKESDINSHEDTIKQKEESRKDESNTENAENTSKNVIVTKDLSKNAKSIDSTSINDIVNSVEALSVNSDENNSENTNLEGSKSNSGTNTSDKSVEDAVNDIKCVEISNTVKECSDIINSAENFNNTCNYEENTSVKENVVENNSEISNDSKNNSDNINSADNVSQEDSKTEDISENAIGDTNIDKMNINNTENISANTNQTAETNKIASTDGNFDKIDHVETNNTKSTANSDKIDANNTQEISQNTENIHEFDKNGDVDSDNFNMDDLEDVSDTDIDDNKLMDDINDQLNQNNDLNNPLNQNNDLNNLLNQNNDLNNLLNQNNDLNDQLNQDNDGNDKITLDDLLTKGQNDLDSISDGEFTLDE